gttgatttaatttccatgatacgtccacccaatgcagctgagataggctccaacacccccccccgcaacaccaaatagggacaagcggtagaaaaatggatggatggatgttatcaaggtaatagaagtgcgtgcaaacatcatttgtatttattgctaataaagttgacaccaacataaagcagaccactgcaataatacattatattacactgtcattacaataacaataatattttttgttcatcctgtaaagcatctttgagtgcactgaaaagcgctataccaaataaaatgtattattattattattattataccatgtgacttattccagacttaaatttcgagacgttcgtttctttctagtaacaaatattcaatgatgttaagcgtgactgtaatatacaacaaaaatactgttaaaagtattaaataagtcaatataattcttacatagaacatataaaatacactcctcaaaaaaaaaacgctcgcatttgcgacaaaggcctgctagcgggctaaagctagcacgttagcttcgaacaacatatgaggtaaataagataaataatatgaaaatatatcatgtatattacctcataagccgcgtgtacaagagaggagtggaatatattcttcctattgttacaccagcaactcttttttgtcttctgtggccgggcgaaggaagtgtgcaccactcactattgtcccagtgaaacacgtgtttgaaggaagtgtgcaccactcactattgtcccagtgaaacacgtgtttgaaggaagtgtgcaccactcactagtgtcccagtgaaacgcgtgtttgaaggaagtgtgtaccactcactattgtcccagtgaaacacgtgtttggccaacatttgttccgcggttgagaacacttcgatgacgtcacacaggaggaaaaacaaaacaagatggcgtctggcggagaatacgttggtctggttattatggtttctaggtcttaattacaacgtacatgtgcacatgtgtgtcgtttaacagagtaaacgtcgttattaattgtttgtatgcggatacattagtctgagtgcactttgacgtgctagcctagcctgctggttagcttagcttgttagctgctaacaaagagaggcggaagtgatcgacacatcaaagcagagatccaatgtaagtgtaaagtgtttttattgtgtgaacatgtctacattacaaatgatgtgagtgttgctgaatcagcgactaactgctgccattGAAGAAATgtttgtgatgttagaaaaaaaacaaaaaaacgatagcagaggacaaggaggaattttgtccaacaaaagaggagaaggagcgacaacatcaactactggacgctgttttcaagaaacatcaagttgtgttacacatccagccttccatccatcttcttctgcttatctgaggtcgggtcgcgggggcagcagcctaagcagggaaccccagacttccctctccccagccacttcatccagctcttcccgggggatcccaaggcgttcccaggccagccaggagacatagtctattcaacgtttcctgggtcttccccgttgcctcctaccggtcggacgtgcgctaaacacctccctagggaggcgttcgggtggcatcctgaccagatgcctgaaccaccttatctggctgttctcgatgtggaggagcagcggctttactttgagttcctcccagatgacagagcttctcaccctatctctaagggagagcccagccacacggcagaggaaactcatttaaaatagaatagacttgattgtcattatatttgcgtaTAACAAGATCAAAGACTCCAActaaaggtgcggtagtgggaacaaatatagggtcaaataaataacacaagagctaATAAGGGAAAACTAACACTTGAAATAAACAGACCgcttcggctgcttgtacccgtgatcttatcctttcggtcatgacccaaagctcatgaccataggtgaggatgggaacgtagatcgaccggtaaattgagagctttgccttccggctcagctccttcttcaccacaacggatcaatacagcgtccacattactgaagacgccgcaccgatccgcctgtcgatctcacgatccactcttccctcgcttgtgaacaagactctgaggtacttgaactcctccacttggggcagggtctcctccccaacccggagatgacaccccacccttttctgtacgagaaccttgaactcggacttggaggtgctgattctcatcccagtcgcttcacactctgttgcaaaccgatccagttagagctaaagatcctggccagatgaagagaCCTAAtcgtgcagccaccaaaccggatcccctcaacgccttgactgcgcctagaaattctgtccataaaagttatgaacagaatcggcgctttggcggagtccaaccctcactggaaaagtgtccgacttactgccggcaatgcggaccaagttctgacactgatcgtacagggagcggaccgccacaatcagacagtccgataccccatactccctgagcactccccacaggacttcccgagggacacggttgaatgccttctccaagtccacaaagcacatgtagactggttgggcaaactcccatgcgccctcaagaaccctgccgagagtatagacctggtccacagttccacgaccaggaccaaaaccacactgttcctcctaaatctgaggttcgactgtcTGACTtaggctcctctccagtacacctgaatagaccttcccgggaaggctgaggatgcttctacatattgacacaaatatataaaaaacactaaccttatgacggatgcttttgcaattgttttatttgatctttcccaacacctggtggccacaataattcatgaagtcaagctcatggcGCAGAATGTTGGCTAACGCAGacttgtttgttactggatacttgctatcagacttctgttttggagactttgtgtacgtattaagcaactataattatttgatatgcttaaaagtgctgttttagcttagctgttgtgtagctgctcgctccttgtagcttacagcaggtgtgtccaaagtgcagcccataactatgtttttaattgacaacggggaattttgaaaatgtggtatttgcgtgtcggtccaatcagcagccgttacgccctgtttcatcattggacctaagtctttggcttggtaggcgggtacgaggctaccaagccaggtggtacgagcacgagcacggaggagcctttgtagtggtgtcgcagctcagtggtcgtgccgtcaggtaacaccaggaaggttccttctgtgcgatattgactggtgctttttttctccctggactctgacttcatatctggtgttgtccctcagacctcggccaagaagccacgtaaacagtgtgaagaatgtgggcgataagagtgtgtgtgcgtgggcatgaacttgcacccactttcaactggaactcaggacatatgattagttgcacggcctattctaatctatattaaacagcgtccggggcttgcgtccactgcgggggtgcgtcatcgctctctCGGTGTGGGTCGTTGCGCTCTTCGTCTGCTGGCcgttgtttcctcctccgtgctgctcccccgctcgttcctccctcgccctttttgtactctagcagcagatagacagattgtaagcaggtgtgtaatatacgcacctggctcagattgccgctgcagTGTCGCTTCGCGTGTGTcatgcctctcctcgccgccgcatgccccgcctcctggcctccaggtgggcccgcgctgctgctttccgcccattgtcggcccgtcggctgtgtctctccacacatacaatgtctgctttcactgggatgccgactgatgggatgttcatatcttcccgtttagatgaagaattaatcatcgcAAACGGttaaaaagggtgggtgcaaaagaGCATATTACTTAATCTTTCtagccatctccaggtctaagttggatgtcagtgttgaccaagttctcggtttatgtccacaaccttctactacataagtgagaagcatgatttatattctagaattagctttcaccatcttagaggtgaggaagcagctcagtatgtcaatatagcagcataagctagttacttctgtgatcaatgcgccgctaaaagtaggtccttagtgttagtgcttataataacaatatcactaatacttggttaatattcaggtcacaaaatgtaaatggtgtattgttggcaatttttttggaggactttgtgggtctaatagaggaactcccattgactccaatgttagctgatttttgctcacgtttatttaataattacatttataaaagtttaaaacatatgtcttacataaggattgtgaatgataggcaacattttaaaaaagtgcagtttcctttgaatttgtcagataagtaaacagtcgttcaaattaaagatgtaaaacaattgaggttgtttatagatattatccactatgaagttacagtaaaactaagcacacaagggaaattacattcatatacacatgaagtacacacacgtgtaagaatcatgttaaccaccaaaatattgtctcgttctcctaaagccaatatcgagtatcctttggtgagctgaccgtatcgtcacacccttagttaaaagcacaccatccccatgacatgacacttccacgtgatgtagaacaggagtcccacattttaaacatacacacacatctgaagaatattagaattaaatatatttggtgggccaaacaaaatgacttggCGAactaatgtttggtatgggccatatgacctcaaatctatatcctaataacaatatgtcacaatatataatttggtGTATAATTGATACTAGAAGAATTTTAAagtgggttacaaaagctcctaatttggcagctgacatatgcagtaacatattgtatcatttataattgtattattttgttgaaaaaaatatttttaatgtacttgtttatttactgttaatatctggttactttaattgagaaaataatactggaaatgatgtaatattttactgcatatttcaacaactaaattaggagcctgtgtagcctgttttaaaatggttctgttAGTAATtcaatatgaaataatatatcgtaaaatcaattttaaaccaaatcgtttatccatagtaaaaagtcctgttgtTCTAGTTGGTTTTTATTTTCCtgtgaaaaatgttgtaaagagtaacgtgtttgtgcatcactgagatttcaagacagttcatacaataacttgtttttcctaagtgcatgtcaaAGTACTTAATGCATTATGTGACTGAGCAGATATGGATGTTTCTCAAacttgtgtttgtcttgcagacgtctgtgaagaacatcttcaccctgagcaacagaagtggagcttcaggatgcagacggaggagccacagcacAACCTCATTAAGCAGGAAaaggaatacccactgatcccccattttaaaaatgaagaggaacacccactaatcccccattttaaagaggaagaggaggacccactgacaccccattttaaaaaggaagcggtggatccactgagccctcacattaaagaggaagaggaggaacacagcatcagtcagcagggagagcatcttgaaggactggaggaggttgatgtcaccaagctgccagtgactggtgtccctgtgaagagtgaagatgatgaggtgaaaggtgaaagtgaggagaggggagggggggagcctccaagcagcagctcaacacaacacatgacaacagaagctgatggagaccactgtggaggatcacaagcagacaagctcttagctccactatcagatagtgaggacacaacgtcacactctcctgacactgatgatgaagactctaaagatgataagacatgtcacactgacaacactcacttcacatcttctcactctcacaaaacttttaaataccatagtcttctgaaagtccacatgagaacacacactggagaaagacattttttgtgttcgatctgcggtaaagattttactcaaagatacattttgaaaatacacatgagaatacacactggagaaaaacctttttcctgctcagaatgtggtaaaagttttggaaaaaatcaaagtttaaaagtacacatgagaacacacacaggagaaaacccgttttcctgctcagaatgtggtaaaagttttgtaagaaatgaacatttaaatgtacacatgagatcacacactggagaaaaacctttttcatgttcaatctgcggtaaagattttactcgaagggaccatttcaaaaaacacatgagaatacacactggagaacaaCCTTTTCATGTTCAATATGCGGTAAATATTTTGCTCGAAAGAACTACTTGAAAATACACGagtacacacactggtgaaaaaccttatacttgttcagtatgttgtagaagttttatacaaagtatgcatttgaaaagacacatgagaatacacactggagaaaaacctttttcatgttcaatctgcagtaaagattttactcaaatgcaccatttcaaagcacacatgacaaGACACACTGCAGACAAACCTTAAACATGTTCAGTGTGTTGTAAAAGTTGTATACAAAGTCCGTATTTTGAATAGactcatgagaagacacccaggagagaaagtgttgagttgcagtgtgtgtggtgaaagattgtcttctaagtaccagtgtaagaaacacaagtgtgctggtgagaacagcagcagcaaatgaaactgcaggatttgaaataaactgtcaaatctTAACTTCGACTttgtaacaacatcagcacatagattctaacatttatagattagatatttcagattattgcttttttcagtcaagtacatgttttaatatacaacattgtgtacttttatttaaaaatgaacacaacactttgactgtaatggtgagaataaacaggacaaaacatgttacgaatactttttatgtgtatagagatattcagaaatcatgtttgatttttaatgatgttgtagagtaactcctttatatgatgtacatatttgttttacatgtgttcatacctttgcttttgagtacacataaatccctcttagttcatatttactgattcgcatctgaaacatcttctggaccacttctggaagcatattattatttactttatacattttcagcagttgtcttttatacaatatcatttacttttaaaatctgtgactttatgaatcatttgttgggtctcaataATCCATTCttttaattatctttattactctcttttgtaatatgaatattgttttatatgtatgtcccctttatgcaatatgtagattacagaaaatggcaacattatatgtggaaggttatgaaggatagttttgtttttaataatctacatttcttttttttttttaaaaactacacgacaatttaaaaaaaaaaaaggtgtttatgATTTTGTTCCCCCTTTTTTAGAATCcctcaaacattatcaatttcagaaaacatggggAAGTTTGGATTGTTAGGGAAAAGTCAATAAAAGTCAATCCATCCATtgtttctactgcttgtccctttcattttttatgtatagcatttaatcacaaacttgtccgccaaagggtgttgtgttttggagaaactccttctgtcagagtgctgttcaacactgcaaagaggaacccaaggatgtgcaggacgctgagtaaaacacattttttactgcggaaatctactcacaaaaacaatccaaacaggaGGAAACAAAAAGCGACAGTGCGAAAGAAGACAAAATGTGTATTgtggacaaaataacaaaagatacatatatacaaaaatgaactaaacttggtttggagttacaagacgtgcacactacaaaacaacaccaagatggatggcactgggaatggccaaggtagcaaaatactcaaagcataGAATCAACTGGCGTGGAGCGGATtcaccgagtgccatccagctgtcaatgtgctgcttaagtagcaccagggtcaattggaagcagctgtgcacgtcccacaactccgcccacaaaggcaacacagggactttaggaggaaggagaaatgtaagaacaagaTCAACTGCACTAAAAGAGGAAAACTGAcaatacaaaccactaggtggcagcaggtggtgacaactTCCCTCAAATTAAATTTGGGAAAAAATGGACTGACCATAAGAGATAAATCATCACAAATGAAGTTAAATCATTCAAAAGTTTACCTTTGTAATTCATTTCTATCCAAATAAATCCAGGATGGTTCTCCAGAATGTTCCATTCGAGAATGCTGTCAAACTGTTATGTCTACTAGGAAAATTAGATtccaatacattgttaaatatttgaatatttttacgaaaataagttgtatgtctttgtttagAAATTTTGAAATTGAcaggtttacttttattttcacaataaataaatagtatataataaaatagttttaccgTTGTGGGAAACTGGTTGTActtatttctctcgcgagatttggaaaagagctggttacttgtttctctcgcgagatctgacaacactgcgcgcgaaccaaacacggcgaggataaagcaagatggcgtctgacggtgaagacgttattgcagtcgtcacagttcagtgttcttaatatatgcctccatgtacacatatatgtcctttattacactctagtaaatagagtaaacatcgttaataactgtttgcatccggctatattagtctgagcgcactttgatgcttctcgagctagcttagcctgatagttagcttagcttgttagctgctaacaaagagaggcggaagtgatcaaaacacatcactaagtagagatcaagtgtgagtgtaaagtgttgtgattgtgtgaaaatgtgccaaagaaccacagcagagtacgaggaggaactttgtccaacaaaagaggagaaggagcgacaacatgaaaaacatcaagttgtgttacacagaacaggtttgtttacttcttactctcacatctttactaactttatatttcattattaacactattcttaaatagattgtctataggaagatgaattgtcatgtgagtatgatgcactaattgttttaTGTTGTTGATAAGAAGGAGACAGtgccagacacacaatatttatgagaggttgatgtttgtaacaatgtgtatcaacatgtttacacaaaactcacacagtcaccgggggaatattccagagagcaggttaagtgcaaagtcctgagtatgtaaagctcgagagttttacctccaaaaataagagaggtaagacaaagtcagagtcagttaccatggtgactgacgctgtaaacctagcctgatagctggcaggtttgacaagttatatatgtgtgtcaaagcatactgacctgctatttccttcatgtcggtgcaccctccctgagatcggtaggttgtgagttcaaaccccaacccagtcataccaaagactataaaaatgggaccattacttctctgccttgcactcagcatcaagggttgtaatcggggtttaatcaccataaaagttattcccaggcatggccaccgctgctgctcactgctcccctcacctcccagggtgtgatcaagggtgatgggccaaatgcaggaaataatctccccacacctagtgtgtgtgtgacaatcattggtactttaactttctaaTGTGTCTgtgattgtaaaaaaaacaaagcctgatctaaagatgacatcttgatctcataccatctcaaaccaattggccgttcattattaagtgaaatgttttataatcgcttaaatttgtttttaaccaagcaacactgttttattcagttactcaactaatcggaaacatttccagtagaacacttgattaatacaattttcaatagccacagccctatatttcatgtacaatttaatatttagcatgtaggagttaaaatgtgttttgtttgtgtcctgtagacatccatcagctgattggacaccaagaagaatgtctccctcatctgcagggggacagtttcactgtaaagtatccacagccctcacatttcaaagaggaagaggggggagagtgtcctgtagggcaggaggaggctgatgtcagcaagtttccactgactgttgtctctgtgaagactgaagagcatgaagacaaaccacctgagtcctcacagcttcatcacagtccaagtaagcacaacatccacatatcatctaatacaatgtttgtgacacatgttcatccgggggccacatttatcactaaagatggagatatatttgctttttaacaccaccatttaaaaatcaatcatcaacagtgtaattgctggggtgtaaccatgtgacctagaggccgtcctccttacctcacgtggtcaaatgaaggcaaacattcaatatggctactgtttatttaccttagcagcacatatgtcagcatatttcaaaggtttagtgatgaagataagagatgtacacaaagtaccatttttttaattaatactggttcctaattatgttgtccatgaggaccgtgaaaaTTCTGGATTAaagacacaactatttgtatttttaattccagctgactgaggtaactatgacacgttgtcacattgagttcagctgccgctgctacacattacaatcagctttgaataatgacaaataaggaagcaaccaaagtttgatgtgtgtgttattgacaagACGATGACATAAGTGCATTttaccttgcactgcacacatagttgacttctttaagacttcaaataaacagctgctgataaaagacttccctgctctgagatgttacagaacatcatgttggaggtgttcaacctcttgtgctaataggaatgctatttaaaatgactttttccacttttttatttccacaaatgacatgtagtaccaaaaaaagtaccgacaaatactggtatcgattagggtatcatatcgataCATTTCTAACGATTTATATCCCTACTtaaaatacaagccagatatcttaaaaaaataatttcaacgtttgtttggatttagttacttctctgctgtccagcaatgtctcaatCAATCTAGTTTATTTGTACTAATTAGCAAAGTTTTCTTGTCTTTCTAAAGTCTTTCTTCCAATAGCCTCCTCGCGGTAAAGTTGTCCGAttgcaaactgaggcagtatttgtgactgataaaactttcggcgaatcaaaatttaagaaattgtaccgGAAAGTTAATTATGTTTGAAGATGGCTGATAAaaacacaatcagaatcagaaacactTTAATAATCTCAGAGGATaatttaagattttcagcacaatcccattcaagagcagacaaacattacagggagacagaacaggtctgccaacttccgccgccccttaaaaaaaaggtgagaaactggTAAAAAGGAGGagaggtgagaaaaaaaaaatcagtctaagcctgggaccctggagaggggatccagactgaggccaaagagaaaacaaaaatctAATATCCAGCGCCGGGGACCGGGCTCGGCGTGTAGTTGTTGACAACCTGCTGCTCCACTTTGACATGTTATGCTTACAAGAGACATTCCTCCCAAAACTAGACCTGGGGCTGTTGAATTATATTAATAATGGGAATTGTATGAGCGAGGATAGCGGGAGGTGTTGCTGTGCTCTGGCACAAAAAGCACGATGCAGTTATTAGTGTTATTAGGCTCGAAGTGTATTGCTGTTCAGTATAAGTCCGACAATAGGGAGTTTATTGTTCTCAATGTGTACACTCCGTATGAATATAAAGACAATGAGGATGAATCCATGTTTAAACTtgcttttattaattattttatacaGGATAATCACTGTACGTGTATTTATGTGGTCGGTGACTGGAATGCTGATATTTCTGATGGCAGCTCTGATAATGCAAGACACCTAATACAGTTTTGTGATGATAATGCACTCACCTTATCTAGTCAAGGGTTGTTGCCAGCTGATAGCTACTCTTATATTAGTGAAGCCTGGCACACAACATCAtggcttcgggtggggggacgggtcctgactgttgtttgtgcttagccaccaaacagcagctcagagtacccactctttttggattcccttgagggaatactggagagtgctccctcgctgattcccttgttctgctgggggacttcaacgctcatgttggcaacgacagtgaaacctggagcgGCGTGCTTGGGgaaaatggccgcccggatctgaacccaagtggtgctttgttatcggattgtcacggattgtccatgacaaacaccattttcaaacataagggtgtccatatgtgcacttggcaccaggacatcctcggccgcagttccatgattgactttgtagttgtgtcatcggatttgcggcctcatgttttggacactctggtgaagagaggggcagagctttctaccaatcaccaccttgTGGTGAGCTTGTGAGGTCCTGCTGGGAACGCCTAGAAGagtttcctgtcagagagagtttcaattcccacctctggaagaactttgaacatgtcacgagggaggcagtggatattgagtccgagtggaccatattccgtgcctctattgtcgaggcggctgattggagctgtggccgcaaggtggtt
The DNA window shown above is from Nerophis ophidion isolate RoL-2023_Sa linkage group LG23, RoL_Noph_v1.0, whole genome shotgun sequence and carries:
- the LOC133541730 gene encoding oocyte zinc finger protein XlCOF8.4-like, with the translated sequence MQTEEPQHNLIKQEKEYPLIPHFKNEEEHPLIPHFKEEEEDPLTPHFKKEAVDPLSPHIKEEEEEHSISQQGEHLEGLEEVDVTKLPVTGVPVKSEDDEVKGESEERGGGEPPSSSSTQHMTTEADGDHCGGSQADKLLAPLSDSEDTTSHSPDTDDEDSKDDKTCHTDNTHFTSSHSHKTFKYHSLLKVHMRTHTGERHFLCSICGKDFTQRYILKIHMRIHTGEKPFSCSECGKSFGKNQSLKVHMRTHTGENPFSCSECGKSFVRNEHLNVHMRSHTGEKPFSCSICGKDFTRRDHFKKHMRIHTGEQPFHVQYAVNILLERTT